A window from Telopea speciosissima isolate NSW1024214 ecotype Mountain lineage chromosome 8, Tspe_v1, whole genome shotgun sequence encodes these proteins:
- the LOC122672462 gene encoding RNA-directed DNA methylation 4-like, protein MADSGESSSSPSSSKPMNGKPVVVRLKRKASQSRVDGLWLEITERPVKRPLLDFGKLSISGSIGKDELKTKKIFVQHVETVSSTEATVDILHSFVVGVMVLAKNARFEQIWKSLKENKETVLDDSLREICHLYDACCSDTTLEDNITLCNYLPLIREFLPNAIAEIKSDIQAYMSKQASTDSYVYDLYTVYDNLDATDFSDAYPLVQVDEEDFYDGQSHSEYESDDSNAEDNPLNDYPDEETSEEDEVHSHSEAEEGESSVSSNQSEHQSEDAGALYEEEVFVDDELGVIVSYEDDEYDDEDWRSEYH, encoded by the exons ATGGCTGATAGTGGGGaaagctcttcttctccttcatcatcgAAGCCCATGAATGGAAAGCCAGTGGTTGTTCGGCTAAAAAGGAAAGCTTCCCAGTCGAGGGTTGACGGGCTTT GGCTAGAGATAACTGAGAGGCCAGTCAAACGGCCTTTATTGGATTTTGGGAAGCTATCCATCTCTGGTTCGATTGGGAAAG ATGAATTGAAGACCAAAAAGATTTTTGTACAGCATGTGGAGACAGTTAGCAGTACTGAGGCTACAGTTGATATTTTGCATTCATTTGTGGTCGGTGTGATG gtTCTTGCCAAAAATGCTCGCTTTGAACAAATATGGAAGAGCctgaaagaaaacaaagagaccGTACTTGATGATTCACTACGAGAAATATGTCATCTCTATGATGCATGTTGTTC GGATACCACTTTGGAGGATAACATAACTTTGTGTAATTAtttgcctctaataagagagtTCCTTCCTAATGCTATAGCAGAAATCAAATCTGATATTCAAGCTTACATGTCCAAACAAG CATCAACAGATAGCTACGTATATGACTTGTACACTGTGTACGATAATCTGGATGCAACTGATTTCTCAGATGCATATCCTCT GGTTCAAGTTGATGAGGAGGATTTCTACGATGGCCAAAGTCATTCTGAGTATGAAAGTGATGATTCAAATG CTGAAGATAATCCATTGAATGATTATCCCGATGAGGAGACATCTGAAGAGGATGAAGTCCATTCCCATAGTGAAGCGGAAGAAGGTGAAAGCAGTGTCTCGAGTAATCAATCTGAGCATCAGTCGGAAGATGCAGGTGCATTATATGAGGAAGAAGTTTTTGTTGATGATGAGCTTGGTGTTATCGTCAGTTATGAAGATGATGAatatgatgatgaagactggagGTCAGAGTATCATTGA